Proteins from a single region of Aquirhabdus parva:
- a CDS encoding PP2C family protein-serine/threonine phosphatase gives MSVYLIDSPVDDSHVRLRADVPDIISISVDDLLSIPAEHLVIADVSIYLAHRWPQPTIVLAHNHQGYELVNAWQRGAWAGWIRDQLPDSLAPIIQQLKMQHQHQSDSRDLPAAARLQKRLIPRPLDIPNYQIEHIYQPASALSGDWLDYWMTPDNRLLFYLADVAGHGAASSLLTGWLAAFHGSEHSPQALLSRMNRLLVTQNAGKHITVLCGLLNPVTHHLEWCSAGHYPPPILIHPDRTTEILNSSSFPLGLVTDLTLTTQTTSLEPKSQLLFCSDGAIEIFTGGTSEQLTQLIETLSSRRFDPPDHLTDDLTILSLSRI, from the coding sequence TTGTCGGTTTATCTCATTGATTCGCCCGTAGATGACAGCCATGTGCGTCTACGGGCAGATGTGCCTGACATCATCAGCATCTCGGTGGACGATCTGCTCAGTATTCCTGCCGAGCACCTCGTCATTGCCGATGTCAGTATTTATCTGGCGCACCGCTGGCCTCAGCCCACCATCGTTCTGGCGCACAATCATCAAGGTTATGAACTCGTCAATGCATGGCAACGCGGTGCTTGGGCGGGCTGGATCCGCGATCAACTCCCTGATTCGCTTGCGCCCATTATCCAACAGCTTAAGATGCAGCATCAGCATCAAAGCGATAGTCGCGATCTACCTGCCGCCGCTCGACTGCAAAAACGATTGATTCCCCGACCACTCGATATTCCAAACTATCAAATTGAACACATCTACCAGCCCGCCAGTGCACTATCGGGTGATTGGCTGGACTATTGGATGACTCCAGACAATCGATTATTGTTTTATCTGGCCGATGTGGCAGGTCATGGCGCAGCAAGTAGCTTATTAACCGGTTGGCTCGCTGCATTTCATGGTTCAGAACACTCACCTCAAGCCTTGCTCAGCCGTATGAATCGCCTACTGGTGACTCAGAATGCAGGCAAACACATTACCGTATTATGCGGTTTACTCAATCCCGTGACGCATCATTTGGAGTGGTGCAGCGCTGGGCACTACCCGCCACCGATCTTGATCCATCCCGATCGCACGACCGAAATACTCAATAGTAGTAGCTTCCCTTTAGGTCTCGTCACCGATTTGACGCTCACAACGCAAACCACCTCGCTTGAGCCGAAATCTCAGTTGTTATTTTGCTCCGATGGCGCCATAGAAATTTTTACAGGTGGGACCAGTGAACAGCTCACCCAACTGATTGAGACACTTTCAAGCCGCCGTTTTGACCCACCTGATCATCTAACGGATGATCTCACCATCCTGTCTCTTAGCCGCATTTAG
- a CDS encoding MlaA family lipoprotein, which produces MSNTRLMTALGLCISLSSTIAAAETVTADSSSATTDAASVSAVAETSSVAATPVAAASAPSSTVVAVQNIDSASDLSTASSVTSTDGQADTGSAPTANKNVITRSIDKTIDKIGELGTKIAVDATAAQPDPVKDPFEGFNRSIFKFNSKLDKYILLPVAGAYSRNVPQPVQTAISQFFSNLGTPWTAVNNLLQGHPGTSIESLSRFIINTSTTLGFYDVAGYLGVEKSSGDFGQTLGKWGIGSGPFLMLPFLGPSTVRDTFGTAVDQFGSPIYYVNDGWTSAGLTAVKTVDMRAKLIGLEHFVEGDQYSLLRDVYLQNRQFKINGKADSSATNSSFSDDGFGDDSNSPSTTSPDAPNKPAKRSTHPHSSPESAPPQGNPDSNTVPPTSSASFKEVNDAQGSFNVLQAFMVTKPFNTMASQPASL; this is translated from the coding sequence ATGTCTAACACACGCCTCATGACAGCGCTTGGCCTTTGCATTAGCCTATCATCGACGATTGCCGCCGCAGAAACAGTAACCGCAGACTCATCAAGCGCAACCACAGATGCCGCCTCTGTGTCTGCGGTCGCCGAAACCAGTTCAGTCGCGGCGACTCCAGTAGCAGCAGCGAGTGCTCCAAGCAGCACGGTAGTCGCTGTCCAAAATATTGACAGTGCATCTGATCTCAGCACAGCCTCGTCAGTCACAAGTACTGACGGTCAAGCCGACACGGGTTCAGCACCAACCGCTAATAAAAATGTCATCACGCGATCTATAGATAAAACCATCGATAAGATTGGTGAGTTGGGTACAAAAATCGCAGTTGATGCCACGGCAGCTCAACCCGATCCCGTAAAAGATCCTTTTGAAGGCTTCAACCGCAGCATCTTCAAATTTAACTCAAAATTAGACAAGTATATTTTACTTCCTGTCGCTGGGGCTTATAGTCGTAATGTCCCTCAGCCTGTACAAACAGCAATCTCACAATTTTTCAGTAACCTCGGCACCCCATGGACAGCAGTCAATAATTTACTGCAAGGCCATCCTGGAACCTCTATCGAATCGTTAAGCCGTTTTATAATCAATACCTCAACAACACTGGGTTTCTATGATGTTGCAGGGTATCTCGGTGTAGAAAAATCGAGCGGTGACTTTGGTCAGACACTGGGAAAATGGGGAATCGGCTCTGGTCCCTTCCTGATGCTACCCTTTTTAGGACCAAGCACCGTGCGTGATACGTTTGGCACAGCTGTCGATCAGTTCGGTTCACCCATTTACTATGTGAATGATGGCTGGACCTCAGCAGGACTAACCGCAGTAAAAACTGTCGACATGCGTGCTAAACTCATTGGTTTAGAGCACTTTGTAGAAGGCGATCAATACTCACTGCTCCGCGATGTCTATCTGCAAAACCGTCAATTTAAAATCAACGGTAAAGCCGATTCATCTGCGACCAACAGCAGTTTTAGTGATGACGGATTCGGGGATGACAGTAATAGCCCATCCACCACAAGTCCCGATGCTCCCAATAAACCCGCTAAACGCAGTACCCACCCGCACAGTAGTCCAGAATCCGCGCCCCCTCAAGGTAACCCGGATAGCAACACTGTGCCGCCGACCTCATCTGCCTCATTTAAAGAGGTGAATGATGCACAAGGGTCCTTCAATGTGCTTCAAGCATTTATGGTGACCAAGCCATTCAACACTATGGCTTCCCAGCCAGCGTCTCTTTGA
- a CDS encoding RNA polymerase factor sigma-54, with the protein MKLSVGLRVSSSLSLTPQLQQAIRLLQLSSLELEQEIQNQLDSNPLLEAIDSSPEGQASDSLDNNVDYQSNEQQTSDYDSLSDFQDSAVSDGASSIALDEQMGLTRLGEDLPVDTQWDDVFSHQSTALASPEFDEREDTRTVSDSIWSELRWQLNLTPFSPVDRIMAECIIDGIDERGYLEASLEELLEATQNQLDALDLDIEEVELSELEVVLKRIQNFDPPGVGARDLSECLCLQLRALPEHTPSRRDALNMMAHHELLLINDIPKLMRQTNLDQDALRSALALVKSLDPYPGLKFQNNEREHQVPDVIVRKKNDHWEVQLNTDILPKLRVNSYYASMIKRADQSEENQYLRTHMQEARNFIKSVDERHKTLLKVSTCIVQHQRAFLEHGPEAMKPLILRDIALETELHESTVSRVTTQKFLLTPRGLFELKYFFSSHVATSTGGECSSTAIRAMIKKMVQEENVKKPLSDNALTEKLHEAGIDVARRTVAKYRESLNIASSSERKRLL; encoded by the coding sequence ATGAAGTTATCAGTCGGACTGAGAGTCTCAAGCTCGTTATCGCTTACACCACAGTTGCAGCAGGCCATCCGCCTCCTTCAATTATCGTCGCTTGAGCTTGAACAAGAAATCCAAAATCAGCTCGACAGTAACCCGCTTCTCGAGGCGATAGATTCTTCACCTGAAGGGCAGGCCTCTGATTCTTTAGATAACAATGTCGATTATCAGTCGAATGAACAACAAACCTCAGATTACGATTCCTTAAGCGATTTTCAAGATAGTGCGGTCTCTGATGGCGCCTCTTCAATTGCGCTGGACGAGCAGATGGGCTTGACCCGATTGGGTGAAGATCTACCGGTCGATACCCAATGGGATGACGTGTTTAGCCATCAATCGACTGCACTGGCCTCTCCAGAATTTGATGAGCGCGAAGATACGCGTACCGTGAGTGATTCCATCTGGTCTGAGCTGCGCTGGCAGTTGAATCTGACACCGTTTAGTCCGGTGGATCGGATTATGGCGGAGTGCATTATTGATGGTATTGATGAGCGAGGCTATCTTGAAGCAAGCTTAGAAGAGTTGTTAGAAGCGACGCAAAATCAACTCGATGCACTGGATTTGGATATCGAAGAAGTTGAGCTCTCTGAGCTTGAAGTGGTTTTAAAGCGTATACAAAATTTTGATCCGCCAGGTGTGGGTGCTCGTGACTTGAGTGAGTGTCTTTGCTTACAGCTCCGTGCGCTGCCTGAACATACGCCATCACGCCGTGATGCCTTGAATATGATGGCGCATCATGAGCTTTTGTTGATCAATGATATTCCTAAGCTGATGCGTCAAACCAATTTAGATCAAGACGCGCTCCGCTCCGCATTGGCATTGGTGAAATCTCTCGATCCTTATCCCGGTTTGAAATTTCAGAATAATGAACGTGAGCATCAAGTACCGGATGTGATTGTCCGTAAAAAAAATGATCATTGGGAAGTGCAGCTCAATACCGATATTTTGCCAAAACTACGCGTCAATTCTTATTACGCGAGCATGATTAAGCGTGCTGACCAAAGCGAAGAAAATCAATATTTACGCACCCACATGCAAGAAGCGCGTAATTTTATCAAGAGTGTTGATGAGCGACATAAGACATTACTGAAGGTGTCGACTTGTATCGTTCAGCACCAACGTGCTTTTCTTGAGCATGGACCTGAGGCTATGAAGCCATTGATTCTCCGGGATATTGCTTTGGAAACAGAGCTACATGAGTCGACGGTATCTCGTGTGACCACGCAAAAATTCTTACTCACGCCGCGTGGGTTGTTTGAACTGAAGTATTTCTTCTCAAGTCATGTCGCGACCAGTACAGGCGGCGAGTGTTCATCGACTGCGATTCGCGCCATGATCAAAAAAATGGTTCAGGAAGAAAACGTCAAGAAGCCGTTATCCGATAATGCATTGACTGAGAAGCTGCATGAGGCAGGGATCGATGTTGCTAGACGCACAGTTGCTAAATATCGCGAATCACTCAATATTGCGTCATCCAGTGAACGTAAACGACTCCTGTAA
- the hpf gene encoding ribosome hibernation-promoting factor, HPF/YfiA family, whose product MQIKISGHHVSVSPEMESSVHDKLAKVERHFDHINSMQVIFSKENHHSDSSYDGRKGLANHKAEVILRVPGSELFAQATADNVQTTLDLLVDKLDRQIVRHKERLKNHSNQTHHQQFALE is encoded by the coding sequence ATGCAAATTAAGATTAGTGGACATCATGTGAGTGTTTCCCCAGAAATGGAATCTAGCGTTCACGATAAACTCGCAAAAGTCGAACGACATTTTGATCACATCAACAGCATGCAAGTGATCTTTTCTAAAGAAAATCACCATTCAGATTCTAGCTATGACGGCCGTAAGGGCTTGGCAAATCACAAAGCTGAAGTGATTCTGCGCGTTCCTGGCTCTGAATTATTTGCACAAGCGACTGCTGATAATGTTCAAACGACTCTCGATCTGTTGGTGGATAAACTGGACCGCCAAATCGTGCGCCATAAAGAACGCCTCAAGAATCATAGTAACCAAACTCATCATCAGCAATTTGCGCTGGAGTAA
- a CDS encoding transglutaminase-like domain-containing protein — MLRLFVIVLMDDVWSSIMGYFYSLVLRAGWIGMKTVDVDCSLGYLVNQKSEFIIQIQAANHPWQRVISESLDLAGITPESFVDITGQNRMFRFSGHPGPIEMRYRATVEVNMPPRNYRAEEMDVADLPTDVLHYLLPSRYCESDLISAMAQRTFGNLPRGFSRVEAICNWIKNNVVYEIGSSYASTTAREVLVNRAGVCRDFAHLGIAFCRALNIPARFVFGHTEFPDPPPDFHAVFEAFLGGEWILFDATKMAPLDKIVRIGTGTDAKDVAFSTMYGDVQMTYLKPLVRDHIVGQSAEFEQVDDFIGAESNTSIKAGH, encoded by the coding sequence ATGCTTCGTCTGTTTGTCATCGTTTTAATGGATGATGTGTGGTCGAGCATCATGGGGTATTTCTATTCGTTGGTTCTAAGGGCAGGTTGGATTGGCATGAAAACCGTAGATGTAGATTGTAGTTTGGGCTATTTGGTGAATCAGAAATCTGAATTTATTATTCAGATTCAAGCCGCAAATCATCCTTGGCAGCGTGTGATTTCGGAGTCTCTCGATTTGGCTGGGATTACACCTGAGTCCTTCGTGGATATCACCGGTCAGAATCGTATGTTCCGTTTCAGTGGTCATCCAGGCCCAATCGAGATGCGCTATCGTGCAACGGTTGAGGTGAATATGCCACCGCGTAATTACCGCGCAGAAGAAATGGATGTTGCAGATTTACCGACCGATGTTTTGCACTATCTATTGCCCAGTCGTTATTGTGAGTCGGATCTGATCAGCGCGATGGCTCAGCGGACTTTTGGCAATTTGCCACGTGGGTTTAGCAGGGTCGAAGCGATCTGTAATTGGATTAAGAACAACGTGGTGTATGAGATTGGTTCAAGTTATGCCTCCACTACTGCGCGTGAAGTGCTGGTGAATCGAGCTGGGGTGTGTCGTGATTTTGCACATCTGGGCATTGCATTTTGTCGGGCCCTCAATATCCCCGCGCGTTTTGTTTTTGGGCATACCGAGTTTCCTGATCCACCACCCGATTTTCATGCTGTATTTGAGGCCTTTTTAGGCGGAGAGTGGATTTTGTTTGATGCAACTAAGATGGCACCTCTGGATAAGATCGTGCGTATTGGTACCGGCACCGATGCGAAAGATGTCGCCTTCTCTACCATGTATGGTGATGTGCAGATGACCTATCTTAAACCTTTGGTTCGCGATCATATTGTCGGCCAGTCTGCAGAGTTTGAGCAAGTGGATGATTTCATCGGTGCGGAAAGCAACACGTCAATTAAAGCGGGTCATTAA
- a CDS encoding DoxX-like family protein: MKTTEELLYQIRGLARIVVAFSFFYQGLVPKWLTHDPAEQAMLMAHGVWTAYPSWISHIGGLFEMALACWLVATFTDKKPLWVAGGALVFFLLDTMIFSPSYLGTTFNVVTTNLALLALVLIDQHILKFQADEINQRRFGQYFRFTRDRMLYEFVKRLELKDLPHLMHTLTQSRIKRRRKVRQKLKESLQPAENPLKDRSQIDRRSSSDRRRIFPLPQSKRTTNQPPDDSENPAP, encoded by the coding sequence ATGAAAACCACAGAAGAATTATTATACCAAATTCGGGGGCTTGCGCGCATCGTCGTTGCGTTCAGCTTTTTTTACCAAGGACTTGTCCCGAAGTGGCTGACGCATGACCCTGCTGAACAGGCCATGCTCATGGCGCACGGCGTATGGACGGCTTACCCCAGTTGGATTTCACATATTGGCGGGCTGTTTGAAATGGCACTGGCCTGTTGGCTGGTCGCTACGTTTACGGATAAAAAACCGCTGTGGGTTGCAGGGGGTGCTTTGGTCTTTTTCTTGCTCGATACGATGATCTTCTCACCTTCGTACTTAGGCACAACCTTTAATGTGGTGACAACCAACCTCGCCCTACTTGCACTGGTTTTAATTGATCAGCATATTCTAAAATTTCAGGCCGATGAGATTAATCAGCGCCGGTTCGGACAATACTTTCGCTTTACGCGGGATCGTATGCTTTATGAATTCGTCAAACGTCTGGAGCTCAAAGACCTCCCTCATCTGATGCATACCCTGACCCAATCACGAATCAAACGCCGGCGTAAGGTTCGCCAAAAACTCAAAGAATCATTACAACCCGCAGAGAATCCGCTTAAAGACCGTAGTCAGATTGATCGGCGCAGTAGCAGTGATCGGCGTAGAATCTTCCCTCTACCGCAAAGTAAAAGAACTACGAATCAGCCGCCCGACGATAGCGAAAACCCAGCACCCTAG
- the ibaG gene encoding BolA family iron metabolism protein IbaG, whose protein sequence is MTPEILHEILQAAFPSAEIATSGQAGKFDVRVVDIQFEGKRPVARQQSVYAPLGSYIASGEVHAVSIKALTPEEWRKASLFG, encoded by the coding sequence ATGACCCCTGAAATCTTACACGAGATATTACAAGCCGCATTTCCAAGCGCGGAAATCGCTACATCAGGACAGGCCGGTAAGTTTGATGTACGGGTTGTGGACATTCAGTTTGAAGGCAAACGTCCCGTTGCACGTCAACAGTCTGTCTATGCACCGCTAGGCAGCTATATTGCCAGTGGTGAAGTGCACGCGGTCAGCATCAAAGCCTTGACCCCAGAAGAGTGGCGTAAAGCCAGCTTGTTTGGTTAA
- the murA gene encoding UDP-N-acetylglucosamine 1-carboxyvinyltransferase — MDKFRIQGGACLSGTVQISGAKNAALPLLAATILASTPITLTNVPDLKDVSTLIKVLESLGITVQREKGTGVVHVDTATLNSKFAPYELVKTMRASILVLGPLLARYGEATVSLPGGCAIGSRPVEQHLKALEAMGAEITVENGYVHAKVDGRLKGTRFSFDMVTVGGTENILIAATLASGTTILDNCAREPEVTDLAHLLVAMGAQIEGIGTDQLIIHGVESLNGVEYRVVADRIETGSYLAAAAMTGGCVRTTNTDARLLEAVLLKFEEMGATVTTGDDWIELDMRGKRPKAVSFRTLPHPAFPTDMQAQIMTVNTVAEGTATVIETIFENRYMHVPELSRMGAKIQVDGHTAIITGVEKLQAAPVMATDLRASMSLVLAALTAEGETIIDRIYHIDRGYENVEEKLRGLGAVIERVK; from the coding sequence ATGGATAAATTTCGGATTCAAGGTGGCGCATGTTTAAGCGGAACGGTACAGATTTCCGGCGCAAAAAATGCAGCACTGCCACTGCTTGCGGCAACGATACTGGCCAGTACGCCCATCACCTTGACTAATGTTCCTGATCTTAAAGATGTTTCTACGCTGATCAAGGTATTAGAAAGTTTAGGAATCACTGTCCAGCGTGAAAAAGGTACGGGCGTCGTTCACGTTGATACCGCGACGTTAAACAGCAAATTTGCACCCTACGAGCTGGTTAAAACCATGCGTGCATCCATTCTGGTCTTAGGACCTTTGCTGGCGCGTTATGGTGAAGCGACCGTTTCTTTACCCGGTGGTTGTGCTATTGGCTCACGTCCTGTCGAACAGCACCTCAAAGCACTGGAGGCGATGGGTGCTGAGATTACGGTTGAAAATGGCTATGTCCATGCCAAAGTCGATGGTCGTCTAAAAGGCACCCGCTTCTCGTTTGATATGGTGACAGTTGGCGGTACCGAAAATATTCTGATTGCGGCAACGCTTGCCAGCGGCACGACGATCCTAGATAACTGTGCACGTGAACCTGAAGTGACGGACTTGGCGCATTTGTTAGTTGCAATGGGCGCTCAGATTGAAGGGATTGGTACCGATCAGTTGATCATTCATGGTGTTGAGTCTTTGAACGGTGTTGAGTATCGCGTGGTCGCGGATCGCATCGAAACGGGCTCTTATCTTGCCGCGGCAGCCATGACAGGCGGCTGTGTGCGAACTACGAATACCGATGCACGGTTGCTTGAAGCGGTATTACTCAAGTTTGAAGAAATGGGTGCAACGGTGACGACTGGAGATGATTGGATTGAACTTGATATGCGAGGTAAGCGCCCGAAAGCGGTCAGCTTCCGTACCTTGCCTCACCCCGCATTCCCAACCGATATGCAAGCGCAAATCATGACGGTGAATACCGTTGCCGAAGGCACTGCAACCGTAATTGAGACGATTTTTGAAAATCGTTATATGCACGTCCCAGAATTGTCTCGCATGGGCGCTAAGATCCAAGTAGATGGTCATACTGCAATCATTACCGGTGTGGAAAAGCTGCAGGCAGCACCCGTGATGGCAACCGATTTGAGGGCGTCCATGTCATTGGTGCTTGCCGCATTAACTGCGGAAGGCGAGACCATCATTGATCGTATTTACCATATTGATCGTGGTTATGAGAATGTTGAAGAAAAATTACGCGGCCTTGGCGCGGTGATCGAGCGAGTAAAATAA